A genome region from Gossypium hirsutum isolate 1008001.06 chromosome A04, Gossypium_hirsutum_v2.1, whole genome shotgun sequence includes the following:
- the LOC107947837 gene encoding uncharacterized mitochondrial protein AtMg00860-like — translation MAPAELKELKSQLQELTDKGFVRPSFSLLGALVLFVKKKDGSMRLVNLSKISTIAEWKPPKKVTEVRSFLGLAGYYRRFVKDFSMIATPMTRLLQKEVKFEWSDKCQRSFEKLKKLLTEAPVLIHPESGKEFVIYSDASLNGLGCVVM, via the exons ATGGCTCCGGCTGAGTTGAAGGAACTAAAGTCACAATTacaagagttgactgacaaaggttttgtgagaccaagcttttcactATTGGGTGCTctggtgctatttgtgaaaaagaaagatgggtccaTGAGACT GGTTAATCTCAGCAAGATTTCTACTATTGctgaatggaaaccaccaaagaaagtgactgaggttagaagcttcttGGGTTTGGCTGGTTATTACAGGCGATTTGTAAAGGATTTCTCCATGATTGCCACTCCCATGACGAGGTTATTGCAAAAAgaagttaagtttgaatggtcagataAGTGCCAGCggagtttcgagaagttgaagaagTTGTTAACTGAGGCTCCAGTACTAATACATCCTGAATCCGGAAAAGAGTTCGTGATTTATAgcgatgcttctctaaatggcttgggatgCGTAGTCATGTAG